The genomic DNA CAACTACTGTGTATTAAATGAAGAGGGCAGGAAGATATTTATAAAGGCTCTGGAAGAGAGGATGGGAACAACATTTACACACCCTAAATTGAAAAGAAAGATAAAAAATATCTGAATCATTATCAAAACTCTGTATTTCGTGGGGAGATAACCCCCAGTAATATTATTAAACTCAGGAATGATCTAAAGAAAGTCATCAAGAAAGATTATGATTTTATAAGTATTATAAAGCTTATGGGAAGCTATAACTTCGATGAAGAAGTCATAGGGACAAAGGGGAAGGACTCGGAAGATATATTTTTGTAAAAAAATTAGAAGGAGGCAGCATTGAAAAAAATTACTGTATACGAACTTAAAATAAAGATCTATCTTTTGGAAGATTTAAAGCTGGAAGATGTGGGAATGGAATTGAGTTCACTGGTGGATAAATATTTTTAGCCAGTGAAAAATATAAGGAAATCCACAAAAATAGTGGATACAAACACTATTCTGTAGGAGGACTTCTGCCTATTGAAAGGGACAGGATATTTAAAAAGGGTAAGATATATGAATTTCAAGTAAGAACGGTTTTTAGAGATCTGAAAGACTATCTAAAAACTAATTTAGTCAATGAATTCACTAAAAATATAAAGGTATTGGTCATGGAAGAAAAAATAATACCTAAAAATTTCTTTGAAAAGATATACTCCCTCACTCCGGTAGTGGCGAAATTTCCCGAGGGATATTGGAAAGATAAGGTCAGTTTTGAAAAATTTGAGGAAAGAATTAAAACTAATCTGATAAAAAAATACAACGATTTCACAGGGGAAAAGATAGATGAAGATTTTCAACTGTATGAGAGGATAGAGTTAAATAATGAATATCCAATTCCTTTGAAATATAAAAATATAAAAATATTGGGGGATAAGATAACCTTATATATGGGAAGCAGTGA from Fusobacteria bacterium ZRK30 includes the following:
- a CDS encoding CRISPR-associated endonuclease Cas2 is translated as MIKLRNDLKKVIKKDYDFISIIKLMGSYNFDEEVIGTKGKDSEDIFL